Proteins encoded in a region of the Podarcis muralis chromosome 2, rPodMur119.hap1.1, whole genome shotgun sequence genome:
- the CCNT1 gene encoding cyclin-T1 isoform X3: MISRSASDTTIAGLMSMSTSSTAGGLASLSGAAGDSPGDLGTDVMSADSWMAQHPSHKLEVSHRASEMSSSTDHPHLDNSSGPFSKQSIKSAPLAKVSLKEYRAKHAEELAAQKRELENMEANVRSQYAYAAQNLLVQQQRERDVQQQENNPSPIILKIPLGGSSDGSERLPTEKPDKTSSALKVRLTAPGDKPAVSSSKPEEIKMRIKVPTLSERPGSSDESSGKSRGEHKEKHKVHSSNHHHNHHSHKHSHAQPVASTKRPVDSKHGNQSGIASHKGFVPICSFRKRPLSEEASAAAHEHQPKISKNSKGPPMPFPFPQHPGHSLDAAGLPFVQGSKTRGAPGKLDKSTAGANGHNMNQAIDYQDTVNMLHSLLSAQGMQPTQPPTFDFVHSYGEYLNPRAAASVDKPRPPPLPSEPPPPLPPLPK; this comes from the coding sequence ATGATCTCCAGAAGCGCCTCTGACACAACCATTGCAGGTCTGATGAGCATGTCTACTTCCTCGACAGCTGGAGGCCTTGCTTCGCTTTCAGGTGCGGCAGGCGACTCTCCAGGGGACCTTGGCACAGATGTGATGTCAGCAGACAGCTGGATGGCTCAACACCCGTCACATAAATTGGAGGTCAGCCACAGGGCCAGTGAAATGTCTTCCAGCACAGATCATCCCCATCTCGATAACAGTAGTGGCCCCTTCTCTAAGCAGAGCATTAAAAGTGCACCATTGGCAAAAGTATCATTAAAGGAGTATCGTGCCAAACATGCTGAAGAACTAGCTGCACAGAAACGTGAGCTGGAAAACATGGAGGCAAATGTACGTTCTCAATATGCCTATGCTGCTCAGAACCTGCTTGTGCAACAGCAGCGGGAACGGGATGTGCAGCAGCAAGAGAATAACCCATCTCCCATCATTCTGAAAATCCCATTGGGTGGCAGCTCTGATGGTTCTGAACGGCTCCCCACTGAAAAGCCTGACAAGACCTCATCTGCCCTCAAAGTTCGGCTGACTGCACCAGGGGACAAGCCTGCTGTCTCTTCCTCCAAACCGGAGGAAATAAAAATGCGCATCAAGGTGCCGACTCTGTCAGAACGGCCGGGCTCTTCTGATGAAAGCAGCGGCAAGAGCCGAGGAGAGCACAAGGAAAAACATAAGGTCCATTCTTctaaccaccaccacaaccaccattCTCACAAACATTCACATGCGCAACCTGTTGCCAGCACCAAGCGGCCAGTGGACTCCAAGCATGGTAACCAAAGTGGCATTGCATCCCATAAAGGTTTTGTCCCAATTTGTTCCTTCCGCAAGAGACCACTTTCTGAGGAGGCCTCAGCTGCGGCACATGAACATCAGCCGAAAATCAGCAAGAATTCAAAAGGGCCCCCCATGCCGTTTCCCTTTCCCCAGCACCCTGGGCACAGCTTGGATGCAGCTGGTCTCCCTTTTGTCCAGGGCAGCAAAACCAGAGGGGCTCCTGGGAAACTGGACAAGAGCACTGCCGGGGCCAACGGGCATAACATGAACCAGGCCATTGATTACCAGGATACAGTGAACATGCTGCACTCCTTGCTCAGCGCACAGGGCATGCAACCCACCCAGCCTCCCACCTTTGACTTTGTACATTCATATGGCGAGTACTTGAACCCCAGGGCTGCTGCGAGTGTGGATAAACCACGGCCGCCCCCTCTACCTTCagaacctccccctcccctgccgcCTCTCCCCAAGTGA